The proteins below are encoded in one region of Desulfovibrio sp. TomC:
- a CDS encoding 4Fe-4S dicluster domain-containing protein produces the protein MPKAFFIDTSRCTACRGCQVACKEWHEHQAVPTLQRGTHQNPPDFTPYNYKIVRFNEHKIDGKIKWLFFPDQCRHCIVPPCKDAADAYVPGAIIQDEATGAVLYTDKTKQLTIDQAREVRDVCPYAIPVRSEATGMLSKCDWCIDRQRAGMKPACVKTCCTGSMNIGERADMLALAHRSLEKVKKTHPEAQLLDEEYLSVIYLITEPRNLYYEYAERKERQVPGPMSRQAFLAMLTRPVTRLRG, from the coding sequence ATGCCCAAGGCGTTTTTCATTGATACATCACGTTGCACGGCCTGCCGCGGCTGCCAGGTGGCCTGCAAGGAATGGCACGAGCATCAAGCCGTGCCCACGCTGCAACGCGGAACACACCAGAATCCGCCGGATTTCACGCCGTATAACTACAAGATCGTGCGTTTTAACGAGCACAAGATCGACGGCAAGATCAAATGGCTTTTTTTCCCGGACCAGTGCCGGCATTGCATCGTCCCGCCCTGCAAGGACGCGGCCGATGCCTACGTCCCCGGGGCCATCATCCAGGATGAGGCCACCGGAGCCGTGCTCTATACCGACAAGACCAAACAGCTGACCATCGACCAGGCCCGGGAAGTGCGCGATGTGTGCCCCTACGCCATCCCGGTGCGCAGCGAAGCCACGGGAATGCTCAGCAAATGCGACTGGTGCATCGACCGCCAGCGCGCCGGCATGAAGCCGGCCTGCGTCAAAACCTGCTGCACCGGCTCCATGAACATCGGCGAGCGGGCCGACATGTTGGCCCTGGCCCACCGGAGCCTGGAAAAAGTCAAGAAGACGCATCCCGAGGCCCAACTCCTCGACGAGGAGTACTTAAGCGTCATCTATCTCATCACCGAACCGCGCAACCTCTACTATGAGTATGCCGAACGCAAAGAGCGCCAGGTCCCCGGTCCCATGTCGCGCCAGGCCTTCCTGGCCATGCTGACCCGGCCGGTCACAAGGCTTCGCGGCTAG